From the genome of Methylocystis bryophila, one region includes:
- a CDS encoding lysylphosphatidylglycerol synthase domain-containing protein encodes MKLPAQAFTLAAGALGLAALAALVAHEGYETIVETLGRAGWGLLWIVPFHALPLTLDAEGWRALLRPRDPEGFATRPFLLWVAAVREAVSRLMPVASIGGEIVGIRLVLLRRLNGAAVAASVIVEVLLTLVNQILFTALGLALLLMIVKKTPLVDTLLWGLAASALAPVALALLLRYGSPFTRLALLVERTLGERYGLAALTGGAAALDDEVLQLCRRYGRLWAALAWQLAGMIAGSFETWLVLELFGHPTTPWNAIALESLCSAIRNLVFFVPGALGVQETGLILIGALIGLPSDVAIALSLAKRFREILVGLPALASWQWVEIGRIQRKLKDV; translated from the coding sequence ATGAAGCTTCCGGCCCAGGCCTTCACCCTTGCCGCCGGAGCTCTCGGACTCGCCGCGCTCGCCGCCCTGGTGGCGCATGAGGGCTATGAGACGATTGTCGAGACGCTCGGACGCGCCGGCTGGGGACTTTTGTGGATCGTCCCCTTCCACGCCCTGCCCTTGACGCTCGACGCGGAAGGCTGGCGCGCGCTGCTTCGTCCTCGCGATCCCGAGGGTTTCGCGACAAGGCCCTTCCTGCTCTGGGTCGCGGCCGTGCGCGAGGCGGTGAGCCGCCTGATGCCGGTCGCCAGCATCGGCGGCGAAATCGTCGGCATTCGACTCGTGCTGCTGCGACGGCTCAACGGCGCCGCTGTCGCCGCCAGCGTCATCGTCGAGGTCCTGCTGACGCTCGTCAATCAGATCCTGTTCACCGCTCTCGGCCTCGCGCTGCTGCTCATGATCGTGAAGAAGACGCCGCTCGTGGACACATTGCTCTGGGGCCTCGCGGCGAGCGCTCTCGCGCCCGTCGCGCTCGCCCTGCTGTTGCGCTACGGTTCGCCCTTCACGCGTCTCGCGCTTCTGGTCGAGCGCACGCTCGGAGAACGCTACGGGCTGGCGGCGCTGACTGGCGGCGCGGCGGCGCTCGACGACGAGGTGCTTCAGCTCTGCCGGCGCTACGGGCGACTCTGGGCGGCGCTGGCCTGGCAGCTCGCCGGCATGATCGCCGGCTCCTTCGAAACCTGGCTCGTGCTCGAATTATTCGGTCATCCCACGACGCCCTGGAACGCGATCGCGCTGGAGAGCCTTTGTTCCGCCATTCGCAATCTGGTGTTCTTCGTGCCGGGCGCGCTGGGCGTGCAGGAGACGGGGCTCATCCTGATCGGCGCCCTGATCGGTCTGCCGTCCGACGTCGCCATCGCCTTGTCGCTCGCCAAACGCTTTCGAGAAATCCTTGTCGGTCTGCCCGCTCTCGCCTCCTGGCAGTGGGTGGAGATCGGCCGCATCCAGCGCAAGCTCAAAGACGTTTAG
- the hpnK gene encoding hopanoid biosynthesis-associated protein HpnK, producing MPQPSAPRGLIVTADDFGLHEAVNEAVERAHRDGVLTAASLMVGAPAASDAIVRARRMPRLRVGLHIVLADGQAVLPRAQIPDLVDETGRFGDAMARDGFRFFFLPQARRQLALEIEAQFTLFQASGLTLDHVNAHKHFHIHPTVLSLLLDARRRFPFHAMRLPYPVNPPMFLRPWLALMRRRLDRADIAHNDRICGIEQSGGMDENALLAALSRLPPGVTEIYSHPATEGGITRSMASYRPQDEFAALLSPRVRAVMDGLGVKRGGFSDFWPAKDAA from the coding sequence ATGCCGCAGCCGTCCGCGCCGCGCGGGCTCATCGTGACGGCCGACGATTTTGGACTGCACGAAGCCGTCAATGAGGCCGTCGAACGAGCGCATCGGGACGGCGTGCTGACCGCCGCAAGCCTGATGGTCGGCGCGCCGGCCGCCAGCGACGCGATTGTCCGCGCCCGGCGCATGCCGCGCCTTCGCGTCGGGCTGCATATCGTTCTGGCCGACGGACAAGCTGTCTTGCCGCGCGCGCAGATTCCCGATCTGGTCGACGAGACGGGCCGCTTCGGCGACGCCATGGCGCGCGACGGCTTTCGCTTCTTCTTCTTGCCGCAGGCGCGCCGACAGCTCGCGCTCGAAATCGAGGCGCAATTTACGCTCTTTCAGGCGAGCGGCCTGACGCTCGATCACGTCAACGCCCACAAGCATTTCCACATCCATCCGACGGTGCTCTCGCTCCTTCTGGACGCGCGTCGACGCTTCCCCTTTCACGCCATGCGGCTTCCCTACCCCGTCAATCCGCCGATGTTTCTGCGCCCGTGGCTCGCCCTGATGCGACGCCGGCTGGACCGCGCCGACATCGCGCATAATGACCGGATCTGCGGTATCGAGCAGAGCGGCGGCATGGACGAGAACGCGCTCCTCGCCGCGTTGAGCCGCCTGCCGCCCGGCGTGACAGAAATCTACTCGCATCCCGCCACTGAAGGGGGAATCACGCGTTCCATGGCGTCCTATCGGCCTCAGGATGAATTCGCCGCGCTCTTATCTCCACGCGTTCGCGCGGTTATGGACGGTCTCGGCGTCAAACGCGGCGGCTTCTCGGACTTCTGGCCCGCCAAGGACGCCGCATGA
- the hpnJ gene encoding hopanoid biosynthesis associated radical SAM protein HpnJ — MKTLFLQAPSFDGFDGGAGSRYQAKREIKSFWYPTWLAQPAALVPGSRLLDAPADELSVEETLAIAQDYDLVVIHTSTPSFPTDAKFAELLKARKPDALIGMVGAKVAVDPTGALNATHAIDWVAREEFDYTCLELAEGKPFADILGLSYRNADGSLAHNPPRPMIENMDELPFVSPVYKRDLKIENYFIGYLEHPYVSIYTGRGCRSKCTFCLWPQTVGGHRYRVRSPENVLEEVKWIKENMPEVREIMFDDDTFTDFKPRVEEIARGLGKLGVTWSCNAKANVPYETLKIMQENGLRLLLVGYESGDDEILHVIKKGLRTDIARRFTEDCRKLGIKIHGTFILGLPSETRETIEKTIEFAKEINPHTIQVSLAAPYPGTKLYADAIANGWLEENEAVNLVNSEGVQLAALSYPHLSKEEIFHGVERFYRRFYFRPSKIWEIVAEMLGSWEMTKRRLREGVEFFRFLNAHQS, encoded by the coding sequence CTGAAAACCTTATTCCTCCAAGCCCCGTCCTTCGATGGTTTCGACGGCGGAGCCGGCTCCCGCTATCAGGCGAAGCGCGAGATCAAGTCCTTCTGGTATCCGACCTGGCTTGCCCAACCCGCCGCTCTCGTGCCCGGCAGCCGTCTGCTCGACGCTCCCGCCGATGAGCTTAGCGTCGAGGAAACGCTGGCGATCGCGCAAGATTACGACCTCGTCGTCATCCACACGAGCACGCCCTCCTTTCCGACCGACGCAAAATTCGCCGAGCTGCTGAAAGCGCGCAAACCCGATGCGCTCATCGGCATGGTCGGCGCGAAAGTGGCGGTGGATCCCACCGGCGCCCTCAATGCGACGCATGCGATCGACTGGGTCGCCCGGGAGGAGTTCGATTACACCTGCCTCGAGCTCGCAGAAGGAAAGCCCTTTGCCGATATCCTCGGCTTGAGCTACCGCAATGCGGACGGATCTCTCGCTCACAACCCGCCTCGTCCCATGATCGAGAACATGGACGAGCTGCCGTTCGTGAGCCCGGTCTACAAGCGCGACCTCAAGATCGAGAATTACTTCATCGGCTATCTGGAGCACCCTTACGTCTCGATCTACACGGGGCGCGGCTGCCGCTCGAAATGCACCTTCTGCCTTTGGCCGCAGACCGTGGGCGGTCACCGCTATCGCGTCCGCTCGCCGGAAAACGTGCTGGAAGAAGTCAAGTGGATCAAAGAGAACATGCCCGAGGTCCGGGAAATCATGTTCGACGACGACACCTTCACCGACTTCAAGCCGCGCGTGGAAGAGATCGCGCGCGGCCTGGGCAAGCTCGGCGTCACCTGGTCCTGCAACGCCAAGGCGAATGTGCCTTACGAGACGCTGAAAATCATGCAGGAGAACGGGCTGCGCCTGCTTCTCGTCGGCTATGAGTCCGGCGACGACGAGATCCTGCACGTGATCAAGAAAGGTCTGCGCACCGACATCGCGCGCCGCTTCACCGAGGACTGCCGCAAGCTCGGCATCAAGATCCACGGAACCTTCATCCTCGGCCTGCCGAGCGAGACGCGCGAGACGATCGAGAAGACGATCGAATTCGCCAAAGAGATCAATCCGCACACGATTCAGGTCTCGCTCGCCGCGCCCTATCCGGGAACAAAGCTCTATGCGGACGCCATCGCCAACGGCTGGCTCGAAGAAAACGAAGCCGTCAATCTCGTGAACAGCGAGGGCGTGCAGCTCGCGGCGCTGAGCTATCCGCATCTCTCGAAGGAAGAGATTTTTCATGGCGTCGAGCGCTTCTACAGGCGCTTCTATTTCCGCCCGAGCAAGATCTGGGAGATCGTTGCGGAGATGCTCGGCAGTTGGGAGATGACGAAGCGCCGCCTGCGCGAAGGAGTCGAGTTCTTCCGCTTCCTCAACGCTCACCAAAGCTGA
- the hpnI gene encoding bacteriohopanetetrol glucosamine biosynthesis glycosyltransferase HpnI encodes MLFGSSLAALAAAYACLALTAMLLGLRRSQASQQPQDPPPASILKPLCGAEPRLYENLRSFCLQDYPHYQIVCGVRDLNDPAVESVRRLQQEFPALDLELVADPRLHGANYKVSNLINIFGRCRHDLLVLADSDIRVTRNYLAEVVAPLHDPSVGIVTCLYRGRPAAGLWSRLGALFIDDWFASSVWVAHLLGSRDFAFGATIALKRETLTAVGGFEAIADQLADDYRLGELTRKRGMRTVLSQHIVTTDVAEADPKSLIEHELRWLRTIRSLQPFGFMFCFVTFSLPVALIGFLLAIDSLAAQSALGITAAARLALHVVQRRRAEQPPFAEIGLIAPRDCLNLVLWCASFASWRVRWGRQRFQAEEKGALYEIETEGSTLI; translated from the coding sequence ATGCTGTTCGGCTCATCCTTGGCGGCCCTCGCCGCGGCCTATGCCTGCCTCGCGCTGACCGCAATGCTCTTAGGCCTGCGCCGCTCGCAGGCTTCGCAGCAACCGCAGGACCCGCCGCCCGCGAGCATCTTGAAGCCGCTCTGCGGGGCCGAGCCAAGGCTCTATGAAAACCTGCGCTCCTTCTGCCTGCAAGACTATCCGCACTATCAGATCGTCTGCGGCGTCAGGGACTTAAACGACCCTGCGGTGGAGTCGGTCCGGCGCCTGCAGCAGGAGTTTCCGGCGCTCGACCTCGAGCTCGTGGCCGATCCGCGCCTGCATGGCGCGAATTACAAGGTCAGCAACCTCATCAACATCTTCGGTCGCTGCCGTCATGACCTCCTCGTTCTCGCCGACAGCGACATTCGCGTCACGCGGAATTATCTCGCCGAGGTCGTCGCGCCTTTGCACGATCCCTCGGTCGGCATCGTCACCTGTCTGTACCGAGGGCGGCCCGCCGCTGGTCTCTGGTCGAGGCTCGGCGCGCTCTTCATCGACGATTGGTTTGCGTCCTCCGTATGGGTCGCGCATCTCCTTGGCTCGCGGGATTTCGCCTTCGGCGCCACGATCGCGCTCAAGCGGGAAACCCTGACCGCCGTCGGGGGATTTGAAGCCATCGCCGACCAGCTTGCAGACGATTATCGGCTCGGGGAACTGACCCGGAAGCGGGGCATGCGCACGGTTCTGTCGCAACATATTGTGACGACGGACGTCGCCGAGGCGGATCCGAAATCCCTGATCGAACACGAGTTGCGCTGGTTGCGCACCATCCGCTCGCTTCAGCCCTTCGGCTTCATGTTTTGCTTCGTCACCTTCAGCCTGCCCGTCGCCTTGATTGGCTTCCTGCTCGCAATCGACTCGCTTGCCGCGCAGAGCGCCCTGGGGATTACGGCTGCGGCGCGGCTGGCGCTGCATGTCGTCCAGCGCCGCCGCGCGGAACAGCCGCCGTTCGCGGAGATCGGCTTGATCGCGCCGCGTGATTGCCTGAATCTCGTTCTTTGGTGCGCGAGCTTTGCGAGCTGGCGCGTTCGCTGGGGCCGGCAGCGCTTCCAAGCGGAAGAAAAGGGCGCTCTTTACGAGATCGAGACCGAGGGCTCGACGCTGATATGA
- a CDS encoding MMPL family transporter, giving the protein MLQSTESAIVALVGACRRRPYLTIVVSLLVALLAGSYAYQNIAINTDTDQLISSKLPWRQHEIAFDAAFPQQDKTLLVVVDGATPELAESAAGRLAAALAKTQGRFQEVEELGAPSFFKQNGLLFLTVDELRRLTDQIIRAQPFLGALASDPTLRGLAGALRFVPEGARRDMIQLDDFATPVSSLSSAIDTLLAGRPAAFSWSELMTGTPSQARELRRFIRVRPVLDFDALQPGAAASETIRKTATELGYAPENGVSVRLTGPVAIADEEFGSLAEGATLNSVLTVAAVLLILWLALRSGRMIFAVMTSLFVGLAITSALGLAMVGALNLISVAFAVLFVGIGVDFGIQFAVRYRRERHENDDLDAALDATAAATAKPLLLAAAATAAGFYAFLPTQYIGVSELGLIAGTGMIIAYLTSVTLLPALLTVLKPPAEPKAIGFHWLAPVDRFMARHRKPILIFAALTVAAGAPLFLNLHFDYDPLNLRNTSSESISTLKDLMKDAATTPNAVNVLAPSLDQANALARRLSALPEVAETVTLQDFVPDDQDKKLAIIEDAQALLGPTLNAPDVKPAPSEDETRQALKEAAEDFLSLSGQARGEALASQVAKSLNALAEADPARRIAVERALLGGLELRLDQIRASLQAQRVTLGTLPPTLAREWTTQDGKARVEVRPKGEKQDNETLDRFTAAVLSVAPEATGGPILIQESARTIVRAFIQGATLALVSICLILLVALRRVVDMAVTIVPLLLAAVLTLELMVLFGLKLNFANIIALPLLLGVGVAFKIYYVLAWRQGETSFLASSLTRAALFSAMTTATAFASLWVSDHPGTSSMGKLLSLSLLTTLVAAVLFQPILMGPPRQATARAPASRTPSAAGVKEPADS; this is encoded by the coding sequence ATGCTCCAGTCTACAGAATCCGCAATCGTCGCGCTCGTCGGCGCCTGCCGCCGCAGACCCTATCTCACGATCGTCGTTTCGCTGCTCGTCGCTCTGCTCGCCGGAAGCTACGCCTATCAAAACATCGCGATCAACACCGACACCGATCAGCTCATCTCGTCAAAATTGCCCTGGCGGCAGCACGAGATCGCTTTCGATGCGGCCTTCCCCCAACAGGACAAAACTCTGTTGGTCGTGGTCGACGGCGCGACGCCCGAGCTCGCCGAGAGCGCTGCGGGGCGGTTGGCGGCTGCGCTCGCCAAGACGCAGGGCCGCTTCCAGGAGGTTGAGGAACTCGGGGCGCCTTCCTTCTTCAAGCAAAATGGCCTGCTCTTCCTGACAGTGGACGAGCTGCGGCGTCTGACCGATCAAATCATTCGCGCCCAGCCGTTTTTGGGCGCGCTTGCCTCGGACCCGACCCTGCGGGGGCTCGCCGGCGCTCTACGCTTCGTGCCCGAGGGCGCGAGGCGCGACATGATCCAGCTCGATGATTTCGCGACGCCCGTCTCCAGCCTGTCTTCGGCGATCGACACGCTGCTCGCGGGCCGTCCGGCCGCATTCTCCTGGAGCGAGCTGATGACGGGGACACCCTCGCAGGCTCGGGAGCTGCGCCGCTTCATCCGCGTGAGACCCGTGCTCGATTTCGATGCGCTGCAGCCGGGAGCCGCAGCTTCGGAAACGATCCGCAAAACCGCGACCGAGCTGGGCTACGCGCCGGAGAACGGCGTCAGCGTCCGGCTGACTGGCCCGGTCGCCATAGCCGATGAGGAATTCGGCAGCCTCGCCGAGGGCGCGACGCTCAACTCCGTGCTGACCGTGGCCGCCGTGCTGCTCATTCTCTGGCTCGCCCTGCGCTCCGGCCGGATGATTTTCGCTGTGATGACCTCGCTCTTCGTGGGGCTCGCCATCACCTCGGCCCTGGGGCTCGCGATGGTGGGCGCCCTCAATCTGATCTCGGTCGCCTTCGCCGTTCTCTTCGTCGGCATCGGCGTGGATTTCGGCATTCAATTCGCCGTGCGCTATCGGCGAGAACGGCATGAAAACGACGATCTCGACGCCGCTCTCGATGCGACGGCGGCGGCGACAGCGAAGCCCCTCCTGCTCGCGGCGGCGGCGACGGCCGCGGGCTTCTACGCCTTTCTGCCGACGCAGTACATCGGCGTCTCGGAGCTTGGCCTCATCGCCGGAACCGGCATGATCATCGCCTATCTGACGAGCGTCACGCTGCTTCCCGCGCTCCTCACGGTGCTGAAGCCTCCAGCGGAACCAAAAGCCATCGGATTTCACTGGCTCGCCCCCGTCGATCGCTTCATGGCGCGTCATCGGAAACCCATTCTGATTTTCGCCGCGCTGACGGTTGCTGCGGGAGCGCCGCTCTTCCTAAATCTGCATTTCGATTACGACCCCCTGAACTTGCGCAACACCTCGTCCGAGTCGATCTCGACGCTGAAGGACCTGATGAAAGACGCGGCGACCACGCCGAATGCGGTCAATGTTCTTGCTCCCTCGCTGGACCAGGCGAATGCGCTGGCGCGCCGCCTGAGCGCGCTGCCCGAGGTGGCGGAGACGGTGACGCTGCAAGACTTCGTGCCGGACGATCAGGACAAAAAGCTCGCCATTATCGAGGATGCCCAAGCCCTGCTCGGGCCGACGCTGAATGCGCCCGACGTCAAGCCCGCGCCGAGCGAGGACGAGACGCGCCAGGCGCTTAAGGAGGCCGCGGAAGATTTTCTTTCCCTGTCCGGACAAGCGCGGGGCGAAGCCCTGGCGTCACAAGTCGCCAAGTCCCTCAACGCGCTCGCCGAGGCCGATCCGGCGCGCCGGATCGCGGTCGAGAGGGCGCTGCTCGGCGGGCTAGAGCTCCGGCTCGATCAGATCCGCGCCAGCCTTCAGGCGCAGCGTGTCACGCTCGGAACGCTGCCGCCGACCCTCGCCCGGGAGTGGACAACGCAGGATGGCAAGGCGCGCGTCGAGGTCAGGCCCAAGGGCGAAAAGCAGGACAATGAAACGCTGGATCGCTTCACGGCGGCCGTGCTCTCCGTTGCGCCCGAGGCCACGGGCGGGCCGATCCTCATACAGGAATCCGCGAGGACCATCGTGCGCGCCTTCATTCAGGGGGCGACGCTTGCGCTCGTCTCGATATGCCTGATCCTTCTCGTCGCGCTGCGGAGGGTCGTCGACATGGCGGTCACGATCGTCCCTCTGCTGCTCGCCGCGGTCCTCACGCTGGAGCTGATGGTGCTCTTCGGGCTCAAGCTCAACTTTGCCAACATCATCGCGCTGCCCCTGCTGCTCGGCGTGGGCGTCGCATTCAAGATCTATTACGTCTTGGCCTGGAGACAGGGAGAAACGAGCTTTCTCGCCTCCTCGCTGACCCGCGCCGCGCTCTTTAGCGCCATGACCACGGCGACGGCTTTCGCGAGTCTGTGGGTGTCGGACCACCCTGGGACCTCGAGCATGGGCAAGCTATTGAGCCTCTCATTGCTGACGACGCTCGTGGCCGCCGTGCTGTTCCAGCCCATACTGATGGGGCCGCCGCGCCAAGCTACGGCGCGCGCGCCGGCTTCCCGAACGCCGAGCGCCGCGGGGGTGAAGGAGCCGGCGGATTCCTAG
- a CDS encoding TetR/AcrR family transcriptional regulator, which translates to MSRRNANELKGKLLDEGVALLMGRGYHGSGLQELVQKVGVPKGSFYNYFDSKDAFGAEVVGHYLEPFIRQLDGYLQRSDLSAKAALRAYFDELIAELERRDFQGGCLLGNLIGEIGEQSGLCQDALRAAVHRYRDKLREALARGQREGDFRTDRDASAMADFLLDAWQGVLLRMKIERSVRPLLQCRDMLLDDLFKG; encoded by the coding sequence ATGAGCCGACGCAACGCCAATGAGCTGAAGGGAAAGCTGCTGGACGAGGGGGTCGCCCTTCTGATGGGCCGCGGTTATCACGGCTCCGGCCTGCAGGAGCTGGTGCAGAAGGTCGGCGTGCCGAAAGGCTCCTTCTACAATTACTTCGACAGCAAGGACGCCTTTGGCGCCGAGGTTGTCGGGCATTATCTCGAGCCCTTCATCCGCCAGCTCGACGGCTATCTCCAACGCTCCGATCTGAGCGCGAAAGCCGCGTTGCGCGCCTATTTCGACGAGCTGATCGCGGAACTGGAGCGCCGCGATTTTCAGGGCGGCTGCCTTCTGGGCAATCTGATCGGCGAGATCGGCGAGCAGAGCGGCTTATGCCAGGACGCCTTGCGCGCCGCCGTGCATCGCTATCGCGACAAATTGCGCGAGGCGCTGGCGCGCGGCCAGCGGGAGGGAGATTTTCGCACCGACAGGGACGCCAGCGCGATGGCCGACTTTCTTCTCGACGCCTGGCAGGGCGTGCTGCTGCGCATGAAGATCGAGCGTTCGGTCCGCCCCCTGCTTCAATGTCGAGACATGCTGCTCGACGATCTCTTCAAAGGCTGA
- a CDS encoding selenium-binding protein SBP56-related protein has translation MTSNIILQRRGRAALAALLCATALSLSPSRADETCNSPFMTGLIKGQEQYLHVWTLGEKGVGDESDKLVTIDVIPDSKTYGKVIHALSVGGRGEAHHMGFTDDRKYLWAGRLDDNKIFIFDVGTDPSTPKLVKTIDNLAEKTGFVGPHTFYALPGRVLVQALSNKQDHGGRTGLITFNNAGEIIATTPMPLDNGGDGYGYDIAINPAENLMLTSSFTGWTNYMMDVGQLLQDSAAMKNFGATMVLWDLKAMKPKEVFSVPGAPLEIRWSLAPGANWAVTATALTSKLYLVKQDEQKQWGAKAVADIGDPAAIPLPVDISIAADGKSLWVNTFSDGTSRLFDLSNPEAPKQIYAKKIGSQVNMVSQSWDGKRVYYTTSLLANWDKKGGDNEQFLKGYAWDGKELKESFAIDFHKEGLGRAHHMKFTAAAPKAQVQ, from the coding sequence ATGACCAGCAACATCATCCTCCAACGACGTGGGCGGGCCGCGCTCGCCGCGCTGCTGTGCGCAACGGCGCTTTCATTGTCCCCCTCGCGCGCGGACGAGACCTGCAACTCGCCCTTCATGACCGGCCTGATTAAGGGGCAGGAGCAATATCTCCACGTCTGGACGCTCGGCGAGAAAGGCGTCGGCGACGAGTCCGACAAGCTCGTCACGATCGACGTCATTCCGGACTCGAAGACCTACGGCAAGGTGATCCACGCGCTTTCGGTCGGCGGCCGGGGCGAGGCGCATCACATGGGCTTCACCGACGATCGCAAATATCTTTGGGCCGGTCGGCTCGACGACAACAAGATCTTCATCTTCGACGTCGGGACGGACCCTTCCACGCCGAAGCTCGTCAAGACGATCGACAATCTCGCGGAGAAGACCGGCTTCGTCGGTCCCCACACCTTCTATGCCCTCCCAGGCCGCGTGCTTGTGCAGGCGCTGTCGAACAAGCAGGATCACGGCGGCCGCACGGGGCTCATCACCTTCAACAACGCGGGCGAGATCATCGCGACGACGCCCATGCCGCTCGACAATGGCGGCGACGGCTATGGCTATGACATTGCGATCAATCCGGCCGAGAATCTCATGCTTACGTCGAGCTTCACCGGCTGGACCAATTACATGATGGACGTGGGCCAATTGCTTCAAGACAGCGCCGCGATGAAGAATTTCGGCGCGACCATGGTGCTGTGGGACCTGAAGGCGATGAAGCCCAAAGAGGTCTTCTCCGTGCCCGGCGCGCCGCTCGAGATCCGTTGGTCGCTCGCGCCGGGCGCCAACTGGGCCGTGACCGCCACGGCGCTGACCTCCAAGCTCTATCTCGTGAAGCAGGACGAGCAGAAGCAATGGGGCGCGAAAGCGGTCGCCGACATCGGTGATCCCGCGGCTATTCCGCTGCCAGTCGACATTTCGATCGCAGCAGACGGGAAATCGCTCTGGGTGAACACCTTTTCCGATGGAACGTCGCGTCTCTTCGATCTGAGCAACCCCGAGGCGCCGAAGCAGATCTATGCGAAAAAGATCGGGTCGCAGGTCAATATGGTCTCGCAAAGCTGGGACGGCAAACGCGTCTATTACACGACCTCGCTGCTCGCCAATTGGGACAAGAAGGGCGGCGACAACGAGCAGTTTTTGAAGGGTTACGCCTGGGACGGCAAGGAGCTGAAAGAATCCTTCGCCATCGACTTCCACAAGGAGGGGCTCGGCCGCGCCCATCACATGAAGTTCACCGCGGCGGCGCCGAAGGCCCAAGTCCAGTGA
- a CDS encoding SCO family protein, producing the protein MSWRASPPLALAAAIALALVTAKRASAAELPAPGTYALQHIQHAPDVELVDAAARPLRLSGVTGGAVTALAFFYSHCEDPTGCPVAWSTFEAARREASSDPLLKSRLRLVFVSLDPARDTPSVLKLLEDSKRSDTEIPWRFLTAPSRSALAPLLQAMGQDVAVDVDSKGARTGALNHMLKVFLIDPEGWTREIYTVAFLTPENLLNDARTLALEFPGADNGSKAR; encoded by the coding sequence GTGAGCTGGCGAGCTTCGCCGCCACTTGCTCTCGCGGCGGCGATCGCGCTGGCGCTCGTCACCGCGAAGCGGGCGTCGGCGGCGGAGCTTCCCGCGCCCGGGACCTATGCTTTGCAGCATATCCAGCATGCGCCGGATGTGGAGCTCGTCGACGCTGCGGCTCGGCCTCTGCGCCTATCGGGCGTCACCGGCGGCGCAGTGACGGCCCTCGCTTTCTTCTATTCCCATTGCGAGGACCCGACCGGCTGTCCCGTCGCCTGGTCGACCTTCGAGGCGGCGCGCAGAGAGGCGAGCAGCGATCCGTTGCTGAAGAGCCGGCTGCGCCTCGTCTTCGTCTCGCTCGATCCTGCGCGGGACACCCCCTCGGTGTTGAAGCTGCTTGAGGATTCCAAACGCTCGGACACAGAGATTCCGTGGCGCTTCCTGACCGCGCCCTCACGCAGCGCCCTCGCGCCGCTCTTGCAAGCCATGGGGCAGGACGTCGCTGTCGACGTCGACTCCAAGGGCGCAAGGACCGGCGCGCTCAATCATATGCTCAAGGTCTTCTTGATCGATCCCGAGGGCTGGACGCGCGAAATCTACACGGTGGCTTTCTTGACGCCGGAGAATCTGTTGAACGATGCGCGCACGCTGGCGCTCGAATTTCCGGGCGCCGACAACGGCTCGAAGGCGCGTTGA
- a CDS encoding cytochrome-c peroxidase, giving the protein MLRAFVLLALGLSALLSAVGVRAEEIASPLGLPPVPAAITGTPLMRSLGEKLFFDRSLSANGTLSCAMCHIPAQGYASNQSALSIGMEGRTLRRNAPSLYNVVFKIFLFHDGREIDLAAQIWGPLLTPDEMGNTGIGPLLARLAQDKEYGPAFRAAFPAEGVTMATLGRAIAAFEASLLAGDSRFDRALYGGDRAALTDQEWRGYEIFVAKAGCAACHEIGATSALFTDQSWHDTGVAFRSRKEETTRVELAPGVTTSVRLSAFGLGRPDPRSDLGRFEITKNPSDRWAFTTPSLRGVKDTWPYMHDGSFATLEEVVGFYDSGGRANPNLDPRLKPLGLTDDERAALIAFLKTL; this is encoded by the coding sequence ATGCTGCGCGCCTTCGTCCTCCTGGCACTCGGCTTATCGGCGCTGCTGAGCGCCGTCGGCGTCCGCGCCGAGGAGATAGCTTCACCGCTTGGTCTGCCGCCGGTTCCCGCAGCAATCACCGGCACGCCGCTGATGCGCAGCCTTGGCGAGAAGCTCTTTTTCGATCGCAGCCTCTCGGCCAACGGCACATTGTCCTGCGCGATGTGCCACATACCCGCGCAGGGCTACGCCTCCAATCAAAGCGCTCTGTCGATCGGCATGGAGGGGCGGACGCTCCGGCGCAACGCCCCTTCACTCTACAACGTCGTCTTCAAGATATTTCTTTTTCACGACGGACGCGAGATTGATCTCGCCGCCCAGATTTGGGGCCCATTGCTGACGCCGGACGAGATGGGAAACACGGGCATAGGCCCGTTGTTGGCGCGGCTCGCGCAGGACAAGGAATACGGCCCGGCCTTCCGCGCGGCTTTTCCCGCCGAGGGCGTGACGATGGCGACGCTCGGGCGCGCCATTGCCGCATTTGAGGCGAGCTTGCTCGCAGGCGACAGTCGGTTCGACCGCGCGCTCTATGGCGGCGATCGCGCGGCGCTCACCGATCAGGAATGGCGCGGCTACGAGATCTTCGTCGCGAAGGCCGGCTGCGCCGCCTGCCATGAGATCGGCGCGACCAGCGCGCTCTTCACCGATCAGTCATGGCACGACACGGGCGTCGCTTTCCGTTCCCGCAAAGAAGAAACGACCCGCGTCGAGCTGGCGCCTGGGGTGACGACCTCAGTGCGCCTTTCGGCCTTCGGTCTCGGCCGCCCCGATCCGCGAAGCGATCTCGGCCGATTCGAGATCACGAAGAATCCCTCTGACCGCTGGGCTTTCACGACACCCTCGCTGCGCGGGGTGAAGGACACATGGCCTTACATGCACGATGGAAGCTTCGCGACGCTGGAAGAGGTCGTCGGCTTTTACGACTCGGGCGGCCGCGCGAACCCAAATCTCGATCCGCGTCTCAAGCCCCTCGGCCTCACCGACGACGAGAGAGCCGCGCTCATCGCCTTTCTGAAAACCCTTTAA